A window from Malassezia japonica chromosome 1, complete sequence encodes these proteins:
- the DML1 gene encoding mtDNA inheritance, partitioning of the mitochondrial organelle (COG:Z; BUSCO:EOG09261N20; EggNog:ENOG503NW2U), with the protein MHPKEVVHLSFGTAANHVSTHFWNAQESYMEYGASGSAPLVDHDVSFREGLGVDGAPTYTPRALLFDVRQEFGTLRARNALYGAYDDDAARAKWQGDVIQTHDAVQPSWYAAQLQHEDGEEVAVEGRPLQYWSDYARCPLHPHSLVSVSAPGLHGSSYLAPSSSFDTYEQGYAVAQEMEKEQSIVDENLRWITEDASLMQGFQITASASDAFAGVGGAYLAWLADEYPKTERIVFCRKVDAPQDDSPRSARLRAINAMNEVVALVQYADLATLLVPMAASAPQSPYVRPDLANLHESSAVLATYLETATLGTRLQQRESLGKLTSQLNWRKDTKIAQLGGVFPTPLLAPMRTRKDPSDALIEAMFAARNITIDTPQSDPGAGATALAGAWHDVSTGYIDGAHPSERAAPYAESVVARDADPMAEAPTLAAVRRWNPAQAPLLHTTYTPLAFNVPSAYPSYFHGLLRDGRPRPGGEDEPSSVTAFPTIASLRTTPDSVALLRSARDFVTSVLSGHEPLGAYGIANGARAALDDAEGCVGGRDGLREMRESIESLCAAYGAEDEVQAEPGTDEEWEDDEAWDI; encoded by the exons ATGCATCCGAAGGAAGTCGTGCATTTGTCGttcggcacggccgcgaaCCATGTGTCGACGCACTTTTGGAATGCACAGGAGTCGTACATGGAATACGGTGCGAGCgggagcgcgccgctcgtaGATCACGACGTGTCCTTCCGCGAAGGACTCGGcgtggacggcgcgccgacctaTACGCCCCGTGCGCTTCTTTTTGATGTGCGCCAAGAGTttggcacgctgcgcgcgcgcaatgCGCTATATGGCGCGTACGAtgacgatgcggcgcgcgcaaagTGGCAGGGTGATGTTATCCAAACGCACGACGCGGTACAGCCGAGCTGGTACGCGGCCCAGCTCCAGCACGAAGACGGCGAAGaggtcgccgtcgagggGCGGCCGCTGCAGTACTGGTCGGACTATGCGCGGTGCCCGCTGCATCCGCACTCGCTCGTATCGGTCTCTGCGCCGGGTCTGCACGGAAGCTCGTACCTCGcgccctcctcgtcgtTCGATACCTACGAGCAGGGCTATGCTGTCGCGCAGGAAATGGAAAAGGAGCAGTCGATCGTCGACGAAAACCTGCGCTGGATTACTGAGGATGCGAGCCTCATGCAGGGATTTCAGATCACGGCCAGTGCCTCGGACGCATTCGCCGGTGTCGGCGGAGCCTACCTTGCGTGGCTCGCCGACGAATACCCCAAGACGGAGCGCATCGTATTCTGCCGCAAGGtggacgcgccgcaagacgattcgccgcgctcggcacgcctgCGTGCAATTAATGCGATGAACGAGGTCGTGGCACTCGTGCAGTATGCGgacctcgcgacgctgctcgTACCGATGGccgcgtctgcgccgcagagTCCGTACGTGCGCCCCGACCTCGCCAATCTGCACGAATCAAGTGCGGTGCTCGCGACATACTTAGAGACGGCAACGCTCGGTACGCGcttgcagcagcgcgagagCCTCGGTAAGCTCACGAGCCAGCTCAATTGGCGCAAAGATACCAAgatcgcgcagctcggcggcgtcttTCCGACGCCGCTCCTAgcgccgatgcgcacgcgcaaggACCCTTCGGACGCGCTCATCGAGGCCATGTTTGCCGCGCGCAATATCACGATCGACACACCCCAGAGTGACCCTGGGGCAGgtgcgacggcgctcgcaggCGCGTGGCACGACGTTTCGACGGGCTATatcgacggcgcgcacccaagcgagcgtgccgcacCGTACGCCGAGTCGGTcgttgcgcgcgacgcggatcCGATGGCCGAAGCGCCGACACTCGCGGCCGTACGCCGCTGGAATCCAGCCCAAGCACCGCTTTTGCACAC AACCTATACGCCGCTCGCCTTTAatgtgccgagcgcctaCCCCTCCTACTTTcacggcctgctgcgcgacggacgcccgcgccccggcggcgaggacgagccgTCGTCTGTCACGGCGTTCCCGACGATtgcctcgctgcgcacgacgcccgactcggtcgcgctgctgcggagcgcgcgcgactTTGTCACATCGGTCCTGAGCGGGCacgagccgctcggcgcgtacgGCATCGCAAACGGGgcccgtgcggcgctcgacgatgcggagGGGTGTGTCGGCGGACGCGATGGCCTACGGGAGATGCGCGAATCGATCGAGTCGCTCTGTGccgcgtacggcgccgaggacgaggtaCAGGCCGAGCCTggcaccgacgaggagtgggaggacgacgaggcatGGGATATATAA
- the DIB1 gene encoding U4/U6-U5 snRNP complex subunit dib1 (BUSCO:EOG0926506U; COG:A; COG:D; EggNog:ENOG503P1R3), giving the protein MSYFLTHLPTGWHVDQAILSEEERVVVIRFGHDWDETCMKMDETLFGVSERVKNFAVVYLVDITQVPDFTKMYELYDPCTVMFFFRNKHIMIDLGTGNNNKINWAIDSKQEMIDLIETVYRGASKGRGLVVSPKDYSTRYRY; this is encoded by the exons ATGTCCTACTTTCTGACGCACCTGCCGACGG GCTGGCATGTCGACCAGGCGATTCTgtccgaggaggagcgcgtaGTGGTGATCCGCTTTGGGCACGACTGGGACGAGACGTGCATGAAGATGGACGAGACGCTCTTTGGCGTGTCCGAGCGCGTCAAAAATTTCGCCGTGGTCTACCTCGTGGACATTACGCAGGTGCCCGACTTTACCAAGATGTACGAGCTGTATGACCCATGCACTGTGATGTTCTTCTTCCGCAACAAGCATATCATGATTGACCTGGGAACAGGCAACAACAACAAGATCAACTGGGCGATCGACAGCAAGCAGGAAATGATCGACTTGATCGAGACGGTCTACCGTGGCGCGTCCAAGGGCCGCGGTCTCGTGGTGAGCCCGAAAGACTACTCGACGCGGTACCGCTACTAG
- a CDS encoding uncharacterized protein (EggNog:ENOG503PM5G; COG:K) — protein sequence MSTPQQLADDHCVPCSKKAIRELGLEKMSTSDVQTTLATLAPGWTLKAQPVAGEPEALPEALSKVYRFKNFATASQFASAVGKEADAEGHHPAILLEWGSVAVWWWSHALGGLHKNDFVMAARTDKLAESAEGRKE from the exons ATGTCTACGCCGCAACAACTTGCCGATGACCACTGTGTGCCGTGCTCCAAAAAGGCCAttcgcgagctcggcctggAGAAGATGAGCACCAGTGACGTGCAAacgacgctcgcgacgctcgcccCGGGCTGGACGCTCAAGGCGCAGCCGGTTGCGGGCGAGCCCGAAGCGCTTCCCGAAGCGCTGTCCAAGGTGTACCGCTTCAAGAACTTTGCCACCGCATCGCAGTTTGCGTCCGCGGTCGGCAAGGAGGCCGATGCGGAAGGACACCACCCTGCGATCCTGCTCGAGTGGGGAAGCGTCGCGGTCTGGTGGTGGAGCCATGCGCTTGGTGGG TTGCACAAGAACGACTTTGTGATGGCCGCACGGACCGACAAGCTTGCCGAGTCTGCCGAGGGCCGCAAGGAGTAG
- a CDS encoding uncharacterized protein (EggNog:ENOG503PKP8; COG:S; TransMembrane:4 (i12-36o70-94i101-124o144-163i)) — protein sequence MTEGVPLRRRYVDLFYFVYFAFHLFASLCVDIQGLLPPAVVPEVLRNVLQDYLEQSADPLIPNVWHPRYAWFRVSLLSEFVIQVPAFVIGMVALWNDDKRVYPLLAVYGLLGSFTTLQCIAMVTMGEERALLSSANLAFILQNYIPFFVLPGVIMVDMVVRIMRLLSPRRIKTE from the exons ATGACCGAAGGGGTGCcactgcgccggcgctACGTCGACCTCTTTTACTTTGTGTACTTTGCCTTTCATCTTTTCGCGAGTCTCTGTGTAGACA TCCAAGGCCTGCTCCCCCCCGCGGTCGTTCCCGAGGTGCTGCGAAACGTGCTGCAAG ACTATTTAGAGCAGAGTGCGGACCCCCTCATCCCCAATGTGTGGCACCCCCGCTATGCGTGGTTCCGCGTGTCGCTTCTTAGCGAGTTTGTGATCCAGGTGCCTGCCTTTGTCATTGGCATGGTGGCCCTTTGGAACG ACGACAAGCGCGTGTACCCTTTGCTGGCCGTGTACGGCCTGCTGGGCTCTTTTACGACGCTGCAGTGCATTGCGATGGTGACGAtgggcgaggagcgcgcgctcctctcCTCCGCCAATCTCGCGTTTATCCTGCA AAACTATATCCCCTTTTTTGTGCTCCCGGGCGTGATCATGGTCGACATGGTGGTGCGCATTATGCGCCTCTTGTCTCCTCGCCGTATCAAGACCGAATAA
- a CDS encoding uncharacterized protein (COG:S; EggNog:ENOG503P68W), translating to MFFNRQMIRGATSMSQATRLAGRQSARTYATAPGQGNALMERAQQIGTSVAKAAERALGSYAEPIMYNLRVAGSLAKQVYISEKLAPPTSFQTWVSAYRQIFQNLSNPSWWTHTLPAGQWRTVAVYGVEAVGIFTIGEMIGKRKIVGYKVNTHGKEDHHH from the exons ATGTTTTTCAACCGCCAAATGATCCGTggcgcgacgtcgatgTCGCAGGCGACTCGTCTTGCTGGCCGCCAGTCGGCCCGCACCTACGCTACTGCGCCCGGCCAGGGCAACGCTCTGATGGAGCGCGCCCAGCAGATCGGCACCTCGGTTGCCAAggctgccgagcgtgcgcttggCTCGTACGCGGAGCCGATCATGTACAACCTGCGTGTTGCCGGCTCGCTTGCCAAGCAGGTGTACATCTCGGAGAAGCTCGCTCCTCCGACCTCGTTCCAGACCTGGGTCTCGGCTTACCGCCAGATCTTCCAGAACCTGAGCAACCCCTCGTGGTGGACGCACACCCTGCCTGCGGGCCAGtggcgcacggtcgccgTCTACGGTGTTGAGGCTGTTGGCATCTTCACCATCGGTGAGATG AtcggcaagcgcaagaTCGTCGGTTACAAGGTCAACACGCACGGCAAGGAGGACCACCACCACTGA
- the SIW14 gene encoding protein-tyrosine-phosphatase (EggNog:ENOG503P23A; COG:V): MLTEAPAAPNVPIDYTALLCRRPGGEADAPAPPIRLAFLHRILEENQAQQDRRASEETNDAMASSSAALEEKKGDEDMIPPDNFAMVNSWLYRSSFPKKKHFPFLKTLGLRSVLTLILEDYPEQNTHFLDENGITFFQYGIPGNKEPFVQIPEETVTAALATILDKRNHPILIHCNKGKHRTGCVIGCLRKLQQWSLTTIFDEYRRFSFPKARSMDQEFIELYRESAVWPLIEPQYLPNWAVLVKGEPILPGSVQEETEDPEMRGM; encoded by the exons ATGctgaccgaggcgcctgccgcgccgaaCGTGCCGATCGACtacacggcgctgctctGCCGGCGACCGGGTGGCGAAGCGGatgctcctgcgcctccgATCAGGCTCGCGTTTCTGCACCGGATTTTGGAGGAGAatcaggcgcagcaggaccgccgagcgagcgaGGAGACGAACGATGCGATGGCCAGTTCCTCGGCTGCGCTTGAGGAGAAGAaaggcgacgaggacatgATTCCGCCGGATAACTTTGCTATGGTTAATTCGTGGCTGTACCGCAGCAGTTTTCCGAAAAAGAAGCACTTTCCTTTCCTCAAGACGCTTggcctgcgcagcgtgct TACCCTGATTCTGGAAGACTATCCCGAGCAGAATACGCATTTTTTGGACGAAAATGGGATCACCTTTTTCCAGTACGGGATCCCCGGCAACAAGGAGCCGTTTGTGCAGA TTCCCGAAGAGACCGTGACCGCAGCGCTCGCCACGATTCTCGACAAGCGCAACCACCCGATCCTGATCCACTGCAACAAAGGCAAGCACCGCACCGGGTGTGTGATTGGGTgcctgcgcaagctgcagCAGTGGTCGCTGACGACCATTTTTGACGAATACCGGCGCTTCTCGTTCCCCAAAGCGCGCAGCATGGACCAAGAGTTCATTGAGCTGTACCGCGAGAGCGCGGTGTGGCCGCTCATTGAGCCGCAGTACCTCCCGAACTGGGCGGTGCTGGTGAAAGGCGAGCCGATCCTTCCGGGCAGCGTCCAGGAAGAGACCGAGGACCCCGAGATGCGGGGCATGTAG
- the MAD2 gene encoding Mitotic spindle checkpoint component mad2 (BUSCO:EOG09264BJC; EggNog:ENOG503NXDB; COG:D; COG:Z), translating to MAQVQAQAAPTRTHLTLKGSTALVHEFFNYSVQSILYQRSIYPSEDFRTVKKFGLQMLSTTDDDLADYLDRAMGQLKTWLEQGKVRRLVVAIVEKETQETVERWQFDIEVVNEGLDASQADAPVAAGAPKSVQKTDAQVKAEIAAIIKQITASCTFLPMLEEPCAFQILAYTDSDVEVPVEWAESNARLIAEGQAEQVKLRSFSTHVHRVDAMVAYRREEDDV from the exons ATGGCGCAAGTCCaagcgcaggcggcgccgacgcgcacgcacctgACGCTGAAAGGGTCGACGGCACTGGTGCACGAGTTTTTTAACTATTCTGTGCAGAGCATTTTGTACCAGCGCTCCATTTATCCCTCCGAGGACTTTCGGACGGTGAAAAAGTTTGGGCTCCAGATGCTGTCGACGACCGATGACGACCTGGCGGACTATTTGGACCGTGCGATGGGCCAGCTCAAGACGTGGCTCGAGCAAGGCAAGGTTCGGCGCCTGGTAGTGGCCATTGTCGAGAAAGAGACCCAAGAGACGGTCGAGCGCTGGCAGTTTGACATTGAAGTGGTGAATGAGGGCCTGGATGCGTCGCAAGC GGACGCGCCTGTGGCTGCCGGCGCACCCAAGTCCGTCCAAAAGACCGACGCGCAGGTCAAAGCCGAGATTGCGGCGATCATCAAGCAGATCACCGCCTCGTGCACCTTTTTGCcgatgctcgaggagcCAT GCGCCTTCCAGATCCTCGCCTATACCGATTccgacgtcgaggtccCGGTCGAGTGGGCCGAGTCGAACGCGCGGCTCATTGCCGAAGGACAGGCTGAGCAGGTGAAGCTGCGCAGCTTCTCGACGCACGtccaccgcgtcgacgcgatGGTCGCCTACCGTCGCGAGGAAGACGATGTATAG
- the CDC54 gene encoding DNA helicase (COG:L; EggNog:ENOG503NWYY): protein MADPSRDPSSDGHSYDAQESSLGIPSSSPGRHSQVHRLRSDSSDHASPLHFPTSSPAQRTPRARMSSVSGDSEPLFFPPSTGSTPRRSRRGDIHSSVIGSSPAVFRRQLVSMRSEGSDGHTPGANSDTLTFSQPTSASQEQIREGDNKVIWGTNVSVGETMQLFRALLRGFRLKYRWAYARTHGLSQARAPNADGEMLLYEDYLRQMRHTNQTNLNLRISDLLAFPPAKRLALQLERYPQEVVPIMDQVLKDEMLELAEEDLRRAAADELETTREQIELMETLNYKVRPYGGTSTNMRDLNPQDIDKLTTVRGLVIRVTPIIPDMKVAFFRCLVCNHTVKVEIDRGRITEPHRCPREVCNQLGSLSLIHNRCEFADRQVIRLQETPDVIPDGQTPHTLSLCVYDELVDICKPGDRIEATGIFRGIPVRINPRQRSLKSLFKTYVDVVHVRLNSSRRLAVDVSTRDQPNTQSVGVGGDDEGEEFNAHAPATGDSASLPPPTSGRMSLIPREQMREQIEQIAARPDVYDLLARSLAPSIYEMEDMKRGVLLQLFGGTNKSIASGGGMGGPRYRGDINVLIVGDPGTSKSQMLQYVHKIAPRGMYVSGKGSSAVGLTAYVTRDPETKQLVLESGALVLSDGGVCCIDEFDKMSDATRSVLHEVMEQQTVSVAKAGIITTLNARTSVLAAANPIGSKYNAKLPISKNIDLPPTLISRFDLVYLVLDHVDEVNDRRLARHLVGMYLEDAPATAATDVIPVELLTSYISYARANISPVLTGDAAERLALRYVELRKAGEDPRSAERRITATTRQLESMIRLSEAHARMRLATLVTVDDVEEANRLIREAAKSSATDPTTGLIDLDLITTGRSLQQRRLAGDLRSELLNVLSTMVGGTGTRPVRLADLVRTLREQSSVAVDTAELQNALQSLEAEGIVQLAGDRERRTVRLM from the coding sequence ATGGCGGATCCCTCCCGCGACCCGTCGTCCGACGGGCATTCGTACGATGCGCAGGAGAGCAGTTTAGGCATTCCATCTAGCAGTCCAGGGCGGCACTCGCAGGTGCatcgcctgcgcagcgatTCGAGCGATCACGCGTCACCGCTGCACTTTCCCACTTCttcgccggcgcagcgaacGCCGCGGGCGCGCATGTCGAGCGTGTCTGGCGACAGCGAGCCGCTCTTCTTTCCCCCGTCGACtggctcgacgccgcggcgtaGCCGGCGTGGTGATATCCACTCGTCGGTCATCGGGTCATCGCCGGCCGTCTTTCGGCGGCAGCTCGTCTCGATGCGCTCTGAAGGGTCCGACGGGCACACACCCGGTGCCAACAGCGATACACTGACCTTTTCGCAGCCGACATCCGCATCACAGGAGCAGATCCGTGAGGGCGATAACAAAGTCATCTGGGGCACCAATGTGTCGGTCGGCGAGACGATGCAGCTCTTCCGTGCTTTGCTGCGTGGATTCCGCCTCAAGTACCGCTGGGCGTATGCACGCACGCACGGCCTGTCGCAGGCACGCGCACCGAATGCAGACGGCGAAATGCTGCTCTACGAAGACTACCTGCGCCAGATGCGGCACACGAACCAGACAAATCTGAACCTGCGGATCAGCGACTTGCTCGCCTTTCCGCcggccaagcgcctcgcgctgcagctcgagcgctaCCCTCAGGAGGTGGTGCCAATCATGGACCAGGTCCTCAAGGACGAAATGctcgagcttgccgaggaagacctgcgccgcgccgcggccgacgagctcgagacgacgcgcgagcagatTGAGCTTATGGAGACGCTTAACTACAAGGTGCGCCCGTACGGCGGGACGTCGACCAACATGCGCGACCTCAATCCCCAAGATATCGACAAGCTCACGACCGTGCGTGGCCTCGTTATCCGCGTCACGCCCATTATTCCCGACATGAAGGTGGCCTTTTTCCGATGCCTCGTGTGCAACCATACGGTGAAGGTGGAAATTGACCGCGGGCGCATTACCGAGCCGCACCGCTGTCCTCGTGAGGTGTGCAACCAGCTCGGCTCTCTGTCGCTGATCCACAACCGCTGCGAGTTTGCCGACCGGCAAGTGATCCGGCTCCAAGAGACGCCGGATGTCATTCCGGATGGCCAGACGCCGCACACGCTGAGCCTGTGTGTCtacgacgagctcgtggaTATCTGCAAGCCGGGTGATCGTATCGAGGCGACCGGCATCTTCCGTGGCATTCCCGTGCGCATCAATCCTCGGCAGCGCTCGCTCAAGAGCCTGTTCAAGACCTATGTCGATGTGGTGCATGTGCGCCTCAACTCGAGccgtcgcctcgccgtgGATGTCTCGACCCGCGACCAGCCCAACACGCAgtcggtcggcgtcgggggcgacgacgagggcgaAGAGTTTaatgcgcacgcgccggcgaccggcgacagcgcctctttgccTCCGCCGACGAGCGGGCGCATGTCGCTCATCCCCCGCGAGCAGATGCGCGAGCAGATTGAACAGATTGCGGCGCGGCCCGACGTATACGACCTGCTTGCGCGTAGTCTTGCGCCGAGTATCTACGAGATGGAAGACATgaagcgcggcgtgctgctgcagctcttTGGCGGCACGAACAAGTCGATCGCATCCGGTGGTGGTATGGGCGGCCCGCGGTACCGTGGCGACATTAATGTGCTGATTGTCGGTGACCCCGGTACGTCCAAGAGTCAGATGCTTCAATACGTGCACAAAATTGCGCCGCGTGGCATGTACGTCTCCGGCAAGGGCTCTTCGGCCGTGGGTCTTACGGCGTACGTCACGCGCGACCCCGAGACGAAGCAGCTTGTGCTggagagcggcgcgctcgtcctgTCCGACGGCGGTGTGTGCTGCATTGACGAGTTTGACAAGATGTCGGACGCCACGCGCAGTGTGCTGCACGAAGTCATGGAGCAGCAGACCGTGTCGGTCGCCAAGGCCGGCATCATCACCACGCTCAATGCACGCACTTCGGTGCTCGCTGCGGCGAACCCGATCGGATCCAAGTACAATGCCAAGCTCCCGATTTCCAAGAACATCGATctgccgccgacgctcaTCAGTCGTTTCGACCTGGTGTACTTGGTGCTGGACCACGTTGACGAAGTCAATgatcgccgcctcgcgcgccaccTCGTCGGCATGTATctcgaggatgcgccggcgaccgcgGCGACCGATGTGATTCCAGTGGAATTGCTCACGTCCTACATTTCCTATGCACGTGCCAACATCTCGCCGGTGCTTacgggcgacgcggccgagcgccttgcgctgcgctacgtcgagctgcgcaaggccggTGAGGACCCACGcagtgccgagcgccgtaTTACTGCGACAACGCGCCAGCTCGAAAGCATGATCCGTTTGAGTgaggcgcatgcgcgcatgcgccttgcgacgctcgtcacAGTGGACGACGTGGAAGAGGCCAACCGACTGATCCGCGAAGCGGCCAAGTCGAGTGCGACAGACCCCACGACTGGCCTGATTGATCTGGACCTAATCACGACCGGCCGctcgctgcagcagcgcagacTCGCTGGCGATCTGCGCTCGGAGCTCTTGAATGTCCTGTCGACCATGGTGGGCGGCACGGGCACGCGCCCGGTGCGTCTTGCGGATCTCGTGCGGAcactgcgcgagcagaGCTCGGTTGCGGTCGATACCGCCGAGCTGCAAAATGCCTTGCAGAGTCTCGAGGCAGAGGGAatcgtgcagctcgccggcgatcgcgagcggcgcacggtgcgTTTAATGTAG